The Halosimplex litoreum genome has a window encoding:
- a CDS encoding response regulator transcription factor, with protein sequence MVQGGVATVLVVDDDEAVADVYASQLSESYDVSTAYDGESALEQVTEDVDVVLLDRRMHGLSGREVLERIRGRDIDCGVVMVTAVDPGFDIVDMGFDDYLLKPVEGAQLQSVVAEAVNRLDKRAVVREYHALSAKVATLRVEKNPAELESSEEYQRLRARLDDLETRIEDAGDTGSSG encoded by the coding sequence ATGGTCCAAGGGGGGGTAGCGACCGTGTTGGTCGTCGACGACGACGAGGCGGTCGCGGACGTGTACGCGAGTCAACTCAGCGAGTCCTACGACGTGTCGACCGCGTACGACGGAGAGTCGGCGCTCGAACAGGTGACCGAAGACGTGGATGTGGTGTTGCTGGACCGGCGGATGCACGGTCTCTCGGGACGGGAGGTTCTCGAACGGATCAGGGGCAGAGACATCGACTGCGGCGTGGTGATGGTCACCGCCGTCGACCCCGGGTTCGACATCGTCGACATGGGCTTCGACGACTACCTGCTCAAGCCGGTCGAGGGCGCGCAACTGCAGTCCGTGGTCGCCGAGGCCGTCAATCGACTCGACAAGCGGGCCGTCGTCCGGGAGTACCACGCCCTCTCGGCGAAAGTCGCCACGCTGCGCGTCGAGAAGAACCCGGCCGAACTCGAGAGCAGCGAGGAGTACCAGCGACTGCGCGCCCGCCTCGACGACCTCGAAACCCGGATCGAGGACGCCGGTGACACCGGGTCGAGCGGCTGA
- a CDS encoding mandelate racemase/muconate lactonizing enzyme family protein, whose protein sequence is MGRDYRDLHDPNAEYTMRELSAETMGADAKRGGGRDVEITDVQTTMVDGNFPWTLVRVYTDAGLVGTGEAYWGAGIPELIERMAPFLIGENPLDIDRLYEHLIQKMSGEGSVEGVTVSAISGIEVALHDLAGKIIEVPAYQLLGGKYRDRMRVYCDCHTEEEADPDACADEAERVVEELGYDALKFDLDVPSGHEKDRANRHLRPGEIRHKAEIVEKVTERVKDRADVAFDCHWTFSGNSAERLAEAIDDYDVWWLEDPVPPENLEVQQKVTDSTTTPITVGENRYRVTEHRRLIEDQAVDIVAPDMPKIGGMRETRKIADVANQYYVPVAMHNVSSPVGTVASAHVGASVPNSLAVEYHSYELDWWEDLVQEDGLIEDGYMKVPEDKGLGVTLDLDTVEDHMVEGETLFDPAA, encoded by the coding sequence ATGGGACGAGACTACAGAGACCTCCACGACCCGAACGCGGAGTACACGATGCGGGAACTGTCGGCGGAGACGATGGGTGCCGACGCGAAGCGCGGCGGCGGCCGAGACGTCGAGATCACGGACGTACAGACCACGATGGTCGACGGGAACTTCCCGTGGACGCTCGTTCGGGTCTACACGGACGCGGGACTCGTCGGCACCGGTGAGGCCTACTGGGGCGCCGGCATCCCCGAGCTGATCGAGCGGATGGCGCCGTTCCTCATCGGCGAAAACCCGCTGGACATCGACCGCCTGTACGAACACCTGATCCAGAAGATGTCCGGCGAGGGGTCGGTCGAGGGCGTCACCGTTTCGGCCATCTCGGGGATCGAGGTCGCGCTGCACGACCTGGCCGGCAAGATCATCGAGGTGCCGGCCTACCAGCTACTCGGCGGCAAGTACCGCGACCGTATGCGCGTCTACTGCGACTGCCACACCGAGGAGGAGGCCGACCCCGACGCCTGCGCCGACGAGGCCGAGCGTGTCGTCGAGGAACTCGGCTACGACGCCCTGAAGTTCGACCTGGACGTGCCTTCCGGTCACGAGAAAGACCGCGCCAACCGCCACCTCCGCCCGGGCGAGATCCGCCACAAGGCCGAGATCGTCGAGAAGGTGACCGAGCGCGTCAAAGACCGGGCTGACGTGGCCTTCGACTGCCACTGGACGTTCTCGGGCAACTCCGCCGAGCGGCTGGCCGAGGCCATCGACGACTACGACGTCTGGTGGCTCGAAGACCCCGTCCCGCCGGAGAACCTGGAGGTCCAGCAGAAGGTCACCGATTCGACGACGACGCCCATCACGGTCGGGGAGAACCGCTACCGCGTCACCGAGCACCGCCGGCTCATCGAGGACCAGGCCGTCGACATCGTGGCGCCGGACATGCCGAAGATCGGCGGCATGCGCGAGACCCGCAAGATCGCCGACGTAGCCAACCAGTACTACGTCCCCGTCGCGATGCACAACGTCTCCTCGCCGGTCGGCACGGTCGCCAGCGCCCACGTCGGCGCCAGCGTCCCGAACTCCCTGGCCGTCGAGTACCACTCCTACGAACTCGACTGGTGGGAAGACCTCGTCCAGGAGGACGGTCTCATCGAGGACGGCTACATGAAAGTGCCCGAGGACAAGGGCCTCGGCGTCACGCTCGACCTCGACACCGTCGAAGACCACATGGTCGAAGGCGAGACGCTGTTCGATCCGGCTGCTTAA
- a CDS encoding DUF7576 family protein has translation MVDPTSDLNEDVSEEEAPTCAVCGAALVQDPDHRVVTRVDDGQVETTHFCSDAHREEWGG, from the coding sequence ATGGTGGATCCCACGTCCGATCTCAACGAAGACGTATCCGAGGAGGAGGCGCCGACGTGCGCCGTCTGCGGTGCAGCGCTGGTACAGGACCCCGACCACAGGGTCGTCACGCGCGTCGACGACGGCCAGGTGGAGACGACACACTTCTGTAGCGACGCCCACCGCGAGGAGTGGGGCGGCTGA
- a CDS encoding NUDIX hydrolase encodes MVNLRDPESLREEPGVDFREQEQVVDAEQFETAVEGAENQSGLVVVAVTDEQDRLLLADSEWVDGWTLPNGPVGADEDWAVAADRWAEDELSFPVQIERPELAIRTETRAEGGEESVVGYTVAFTASLIPAMGGPGGMGPGSPPPGVGPDGEGAQEGEGPPAGGGPPGGGGGPPGGPGAGPIASNPNLDWFDGVPDEVAPGHDALVQYFLG; translated from the coding sequence ATGGTGAACCTCAGGGACCCCGAGTCGCTCCGCGAGGAGCCGGGCGTCGACTTCCGCGAGCAGGAACAGGTCGTCGACGCCGAGCAGTTCGAGACGGCCGTGGAGGGCGCCGAGAATCAGAGCGGGCTGGTCGTCGTCGCGGTCACGGACGAACAGGACCGGCTCCTGCTGGCAGACTCCGAGTGGGTCGACGGCTGGACGCTCCCGAACGGGCCGGTCGGCGCCGACGAGGACTGGGCGGTCGCCGCCGACCGCTGGGCTGAAGACGAACTGAGCTTCCCCGTCCAGATCGAACGGCCCGAGCTGGCGATCCGTACCGAGACGCGGGCCGAGGGCGGCGAGGAGAGCGTCGTCGGCTACACGGTCGCGTTCACCGCGTCGCTGATCCCCGCGATGGGCGGCCCCGGGGGGATGGGGCCCGGCAGCCCGCCGCCGGGCGTCGGCCCCGACGGGGAAGGCGCCCAAGAAGGCGAGGGGCCACCTGCGGGCGGCGGACCGCCCGGCGGCGGCGGTGGCCCGCCCGGCGGACCCGGCGCCGGTCCCATCGCGTCGAACCCCAACCTTGACTGGTTCGACGGCGTCCCCGACGAGGTGGCGCCGGGCCACGACGCGCTCGTGCAGTACTTCCTGGGCTGA